A segment of the Patescibacteria group bacterium genome:
ATATTTAGATATTTTTAAAATAAGGGTTTTTTCTTTGTTTTCCTGAAGCAAGGAAAAATTAACAGTCTCTTTTGAAAAATCTCCTGTTTTTCTCAAAATACTTGCAATACGAGCATAGCTATATTGAAGGTAGGCGGCTGTGTAGCCATCAAAACGAAGAGCTTCGTCTATGTCAAAAGTAATTATCTGGTCAGAGCCAACTTTAAGCATTTCAAATTTCATTGCACCAAAAATTATTTTCTCACTTACTTCTTTTATCTTATATTCTGGCCAATCTTCATGTCTTTCTTTTGTTCCTGCAAAAGATTTTTTAAAAGACTCTTTTCTAAACTCATCATAAGTTACAGTATTTCCATCCCGAGAAGACATAGCACCTCCAGGGAGCGTGACAAAATCATAATCCAGATGAACTAATTTTTGTTTATATCCCATTAGCTCAAGAACTTTGAAAAGTTGTTTGAAGTTTAATTTTTGTCTATTGTCGACAACATATATCGATTCGTCTAATTTATATTTCTCAATTTTATGACGAGCCAAAGGGATGTCGGCAACGGGATAGAGTGCCGTTCCATCGCTCCGCAAAAATAACATGACTCCTAGTCCATATTTTTCTAAATCTGCGATAACAGCTCCTTCACTTTCCTTTAAGAGTCCACTAGCTAACATTTCTTTAACTTGTTTTATCCCCTCTTCAATGAATTCACTCTCATAAAAAACGTGTTCAATATTTATGCTCAATTCTTTATATATATTTTCAAGTTGTTCTATACTCCAAAGTCTTGTTTCTTTCCAGAGATCATACTCAGGGCCTTCTCTTGATTCAATTTTTTTCATTATAAAAGAAACTGTTGCCTTCCCCACATCATTGTCTTTCAGCTCTTTTGACGCTCTAGCATAAATACCACCCAAAAAGGCTCCTCTTTCTTTTGGAATTAATACATTTTTGTAAAATTCATTATATGCCCAAATAGTTTTTGCGGTATTGATACCAAAATCATTAATATAGGATACAGGAACAACATCAAAACCATTGGCAGATAAAATCCTAGACACAGAATCTCCGAAGAACATATTTCTAAGGTGCCCAACGTGTGTTTCTTTGTGGGTATTTAGATTTGAAAATTCCACCATAACCCTTTTCTTGTTTCCTGAATTGTTTATTCCAAATGTTTCTTTTTTTTCACTTATATTTTCAAAAATTTCTTTAAACAATTTTGTTTTATCTAGAAAAAAATTGAGATATGGGCCAGTTGAAACAAGTGACAAAACATTATCAAAGTCATTCGCTAATTCTTTAACCAAAGCTTGGGAA
Coding sequences within it:
- the argS gene encoding arginine--tRNA ligase, coding for MENIKFKILNVLNDKYGKEILAVSDFSYPPNEEMGDLSLPCFKLAKELGKNPAELSQALVKELANDFDNVLSLVSTGPYLNFFLDKTKLFKEIFENISEKKETFGINNSGNKKRVMVEFSNLNTHKETHVGHLRNMFFGDSVSRILSANGFDVVPVSYINDFGINTAKTIWAYNEFYKNVLIPKERGAFLGGIYARASKELKDNDVGKATVSFIMKKIESREGPEYDLWKETRLWSIEQLENIYKELSINIEHVFYESEFIEEGIKQVKEMLASGLLKESEGAVIADLEKYGLGVMLFLRSDGTALYPVADIPLARHKIEKYKLDESIYVVDNRQKLNFKQLFKVLELMGYKQKLVHLDYDFVTLPGGAMSSRDGNTVTYDEFRKESFKKSFAGTKERHEDWPEYKIKEVSEKIIFGAMKFEMLKVGSDQIITFDIDEALRFDGYTAAYLQYSYARIASILRKTGDFSKETVNFSLLQENKEKTLILKISKYSEVIKKAGDTYNPAEIAKYLFELAQSLNDYYHSVQILKSEEEKKIARLSLVSSVQQIIKNGLFLLGVETMEEM